A stretch of Brevundimonas naejangsanensis DNA encodes these proteins:
- a CDS encoding DUF3617 domain-containing protein → MNSSMNAKPMKTLTPFAKLAAMAAPVLAGAVMLAAPASAPHAQSAAQSEVLPGYWEYTTSVMGARDTEQKCVRPSEINRFFGGLSTRKWQCTYPTREVGDGKARFEGSCQDRKGRRINVRLNGTYEQQAFRFNGGAQLVRGTPYIPASITARRLAAQCPAGAEYF, encoded by the coding sequence ATGAACAGTTCCATGAACGCCAAGCCGATGAAGACCCTGACGCCCTTCGCCAAGCTCGCGGCCATGGCCGCTCCCGTGCTCGCCGGCGCCGTCATGCTGGCCGCGCCCGCTTCGGCCCCGCATGCGCAGTCGGCGGCCCAGAGCGAGGTCTTGCCAGGCTACTGGGAATACACCACCAGCGTCATGGGCGCGCGCGACACCGAACAGAAATGCGTGCGGCCCAGCGAGATCAACCGCTTCTTCGGCGGCCTGTCGACGCGCAAATGGCAATGCACCTATCCGACGCGCGAGGTCGGCGACGGCAAGGCCCGCTTTGAAGGCAGTTGCCAGGACCGCAAGGGCCGCCGCATCAATGTGCGCCTGAACGGCACCTATGAGCAGCAGGCCTTCCGCTTCAACGGCGGCGCCCAGTTGGTGCGCGGGACCCCCTACATCCCCGCCAGCATCACGGCGCGACGTCTGGCCGCCCAGTGTCCGGCCGGCGCTGAATATTTCTGA
- the rpmB gene encoding 50S ribosomal protein L28, producing MSRRCELTGIGPMVGHHVSHSNIKTKRRFLPSLKTVKVQSESLGQTFSLRISNAALRTLDFKGGLDAFIVKARDEQLSTAALRIKRQVRAKLAEQAAA from the coding sequence ATGTCGCGTCGCTGCGAACTCACCGGTATCGGCCCCATGGTCGGCCATCACGTGAGCCACTCCAACATCAAGACCAAGCGCCGTTTCCTGCCGTCGCTGAAGACGGTCAAGGTTCAGTCGGAATCGCTGGGCCAGACCTTCTCGCTGCGGATCTCGAACGCCGCCCTGCGCACCCTGGACTTCAAGGGCGGCCTGGACGCCTTCATCGTCAAGGCCCGCGACGAGCAGCTGTCGACCGCCGCCCTGCGCATCAAGCGTCAGGTCCGCGCCAAGCTGGCCGAGCAAGCCGCCGCCTGA